The following is a genomic window from Aricia agestis chromosome 12, ilAriAges1.1, whole genome shotgun sequence.
TACGCGTTATGTTCAAAAACGATTCCTatacaatttcatacatttccgGACATCAGCGATGCGTGTACAGTCTGCGAGACTATGGTGCGATTTAACCAAAGAAATTGAACGCGATAAGTGAATACTGAACCGGTTTTACGTATAAACGTGTTTATAACACCGAAATgcgaattgcatttcaccaacataaactaATCGCGTTCACAGCAAAACCGAGTTTTATCAACGCCCAATTTTCGAGATTTAAATTAGTCTTTTCATTCTGTCTGTTCTTTTaaagcattatttaaaaaaacacctGCTGAATGCTAGCCAGCTCGGCCGTGACCACGGCTAGCCTCTGCGCCGGATACTGTCTCTCGGCGCTAGACACCTCCTCCGTCAGTCTCGACAGAGCCGCCACCACCGTCTCCCGTCGTTGTGACTTGGACATGGCTGAGGGCTAAAATATAGGCTTAATTTCTTACTTAGACTGCTTGTAGTAGCACAATATCATGATTAAATTAATAGGCATAGTATTCGATAGTCAAATAAAACATTCAACAATCAACACTAcgaccggaggcccaatcccctaccctattcccttccctaccctcccctattcccttcccttcccatccctaccctcccctattcccttcccttcccttcccatccctaccctcccctattcccttcccttcccttcccttcccatccctaccctcccctattgtccatgggcgacggaagttgctttccatcaggtgacccatttgctcgtttgcaaatGGGTCaccatttttatttcataaaaaaaaagttgctaaAGGCCGTCGCGTCGGCAGaagaaataaatgaataaacgtttaattagtaatctggacattacacaaagttctttacatttaaattttaaaacaccaCACAATACAAGTAACACAAATAAAAgatttaatatacataatacacttttcataaacaaaataaataatactagatCAAAACTAAACATACTGGCGGCAACGAAGAGATCGTTGAGAAGCTAGAGCCGCAGCCCATCACACTACGTCCTGGGAACTTTAGAGTATGAAGTGGCCGTGAGCCTAATGATGCTAACGTGATACTCACCTTGTGAATTGTGAACTATGAATACGAGAGAGCACGTGGTGGTACGAGGGACGATAATGCGTAAATCTATTTACCGACTGCTCTAAGAGGGTTATACTTCGAGTGTATGTAGATTGTGttataatcataaagttaatatacctagcggaatataccTTTTCCGCTAATATACCTATTTCGCTaggataggtatattaactttatggttataacttaaatattttttgtaaagggGAGACCCCTTAACAAACATGAAATTTAGGCCGGCCGCAAATTGTCCGAAATTGTCCGAGATTGGTCCcaagtagggaatgcaatcccgcaagataatttcaatcccggtatttgcggaattgaaccatcacaatcccgctggattTGCGGGATCCTGCaggttaattttaaacttttaaaataaatcgttataatgaTACTTGATATACCCCGTTTTATGCTCAGAAAGTCAAAGAAAACAAACTTtgtagaatattttttacaggggtatattaataaaaataaaagaaaactatttttttatatgtctagtgtctaatcgtaataataatagttaaaaaaactcattattattatcttataattaggttttttttttaatataaatataaaattgaactcAAAGAGTCcgctacatacatacagcccaaacttataaaagtatgttaaaaaagttaaggtattaattttgtgtcgtctgccaaacggctccGATATTCCACACTAGGTAGCCAGTAGCTGAAAAAGTtagctcttttttttttatctagttCCTCCCCCTAATATTATCAGGGCTTGTTAATTCACATAATACAATTTTTCCCAAATACTTATGAACtaattatgaataatttaaaattaccaattatattacaatgttatacttaattacaaataaaatttctaaagttAATACAATATCAATAgtaaaaactcaataaaacagTGACACGATCCTAATATCATAGCTGTTAACTTATCAATAGAACCTAATTATTAGTATCACAgattataatattgctatttcTCTTATAAACTACACCCACGATCGCCCTGCAAAAAGCTAGGAAGATGTCCTGCTTTTTCCCCCCCAGGATGgatggcagattctcacccgttatcgatgtgcccaatttttGTTCAATATCGTATCTATTGCCAGTAAAAATTGGACACTCGAGtagcaggtgaggaaccgtctcctcgaCTCCGGGCTGACACAGACACGATGGATCCTCCTTCAGcttgaatctgttcaagtagaaggcTAATCCGCCGTGACCGGTCAGTATCTGCGAGGTGTAAAGTGTAatgtctatctttttgactattttgtatgcagcagcagcgcttgggaaaaagagcttcgtgactccggccgtacctcccacttcgtatctcccatcccatccctcaatcgtatcctctctTAAAATACGCTTGACGAAAGAcacaggacacagatcgtagtcgggTCTCCTTCTCAACCCCAGGGCGGCTTCTTTGGCTAACTCGTCAACTCTCTCATTCCCCCTCAACCCAGCGTGCGCCTTTATGCAAAACAAGGAAATCTTCCGCCTCTGCAATGTAGCTTTTCGGAGagccgcccttgtttgcacaGCTAGGGGATGAGGGGAATTAAGGGTGACCGCCTGAAGAGCCAACCTGGAGTCGCTCAGGATACCGACCTTCACCTctccactcttgcaggctatagttacagctctttggagcgctagaagttcggcctggtagacggtgcaatacggcgacAAAGCAAACTTGACGGCCTTTGTCTCGGCCTCACCCTTCCATACGGAGAGTACGGCCTCAACTTGGCCCTCAATCCTGCTGCCgtccgtatagatcctatggaCGTGGCTGTTGACCACGTCAGCATACGATTCCTCATCTACCATCCCAAACCccagctctacctgctctgccggatgtggaTCCTCAATCGCAAGAGCCATTCGTTCCAAAAAAGTTagctcagcttccacgctggttggtacaattgtCATTAAAAGTGAATCGAAGGTAAATAATTTTTTAGTGGGCTGCtagtagccagttcacgcacctcCGCCttcacattcctgcatcgcgctatcgaagatttctaagtgcgtcggtatcacagtatacaaattactcacggaGGTCGGTATACTgcataaagttaaaatattaactttatggtatactGCGAGTTGCGACAACATTCACAATCCTGCATAAACCGGCGGATGGCAAAGACTATTTGAAAgccaaaaaatgtataaaaagaaaaaagtataaCTGTCAAATTAGTGTCAACCATCTCTGTCAACGTCATAGATTTCTACCACTGTCGGTTTGTCTTGTCATacaaacttattttattaaattttcatttttagctgtaattttcttagttttttgttactgtagaagattttattatatctttaaactgCACAAATACGGAACCGTGAGTAAACCTTTTAAAAATCTGCCCAATCTTGCCACATGTTCAAAAAAGTCTGATCAATGTTTTACTTACGTTATCTtttactaaacattttcagAGTGCATTAGGGTAAACCATCCCGAAGGGCCGTTGGTCCCGGCCTGGGCCTAGAAATCCTGGGACACCAGCAAGCGCTTGTAACTAGGACAAACAATATTTACATGACAAGTGAAATTTCACCATACCTTAAATTTTTCATGCAACATGTCTCAATGGAACAACTCGTATAGCTATAATGGTCAGCAGCAGCCGACCAATTCGTGGGATGGTGATGTAAACAGACAATACATGAATCAGGCTTACTACACAAATGAGCAATATGATACCAGCAACCAGTATGTCAGCTTTAATGATTTCATCTCCCAAATGCGAATTCCAAACATGCCTGCCGCTAACTCGACCAACTATAGTAACATCCAGTATCAAAATTATCCAAATGGTCAGTACACTAACATGACGAACTACCAAAGTGGACCATCACAACCATCTTCTCAGCTAGTTTATGGATACCAAACGAACACTGCCAATTTTTCGAATAATCCAGAAGTTTACCAAGATAATTTGCCAAGCCAATATAATGTGCCAGACCAGAATGGGTACACTAATGTAGTTTCAAAATCCAGGTTGACACCCACTGCTAGTGAATTTATACCTAAGAGTGCTATAAAAAGTACCGATGATAGCCAAGGACAAGAACATAAACCTGAACCGCAACCCTCCCAACCAGTAGGGCCAAAAGAAACATCAAATCGGAATCCAAGACCTTCCAGCTCCACGAACTGGCGAGAGAGACCGCAGAACTCTAACCAAGATGGTAGTGCACCTAGTGAAAACAGTCAAGTACAAAAAAGTGACAAATCTCAAAAACCcagtgaatataaaaataagcaGGAGGAAAGTAGCACATACTCTCAAAACCCTAATTTCAGAAAAGAACCAGTAAATAATCACAATGATTACAACAACagaagtaacaaaaataaaaagtccTATGACAATTCTTCTACTTCTAAAACCAATTATCGTAATGAGCATACCAATCAAAAGACTAGCAACAATTTTAGAAACAAAAACAGAAACAATCCAGAGCCTAAAGGAAGTGATTTCAATAGTGAAAATACAGATAGTGAAAACAGGAACAATTCCAGAGGAAACAAAAATAGACAAACTCAGGACTATGAGTCTAGTTATAATAGTGAAAATAATAGTCAAAAGTCAAATACTTATTGGAATAAAAACAGAAGTAATCAGGATGGTAATAATTATGAGGGTGGACATGAGGGCAATGCAGATGACTATAGAAGTGATGCTAATCCTAGTAAAAGTAAGCAGACCCAAAACTCAGACTCAGGCTCTGAGGCTAGTTATCCTAATGAGTGCAATAGCCAAAGGACTAACAACTTTAGAAGTAAAAACAGGAGCAACCAAGGCCCTAACTATGACAGGTATAATGATGACGACACCGAATATAGAGACAGTCCAGAAACAAGCAGTAGACACTCCCAAAACCCAGGCTACGACTCTAGTTACCGTCATGAATACACAAATCAAAAGTATAGCAATAATTTTAGGAATAGAAACCGGAATCAGGAGTATAGTAGAAATTCTGGGTACTACAATGATGATGTGGATAATGAATATGATTACAATAGCCACAAGTCCAATAGATATAAGCAGGATATGGATACAGGGCGgacatactataataattctAGACCAAAATCCACTCAGGATGTTCGGGCCAAGAATGACAACCCCAGAGGTAGAAATTGGGCTGGCAGTCAAAGAGTGAGGACAGATTATACAAAAGCAGAAGATGAGGAATTTGCTAGTTCATACATTTCATACAGGGAGGACAAGGAAAATAAAAGTCCAAAAGGAAAAGGGAAGGGAAAAAACTCCATGGCAATTACAGGtaaagattaaataaataatttttttcttttacatgTCGAAAATCTGCAGATGACAATTAAAAAATAGTTATCATCTTTAATTACAAAATTCTTTATCTAAATTCTATATCAACATTCAAACATattgtttgtatatttttggTTGAAAacactgattagtgattacgtaGAAgtgatttttaaatgtaaatacaGCCAGACAAGTTACTTGttataaatattgaattttattacttCATTTATTTTCTTGATCTAATTTGATAaatttgacaacatttcaaagtttttaagccttaaattaaaaataccatttctttagtttcttctcCTGTCTCGTGTCGCCTTATTTTAAgtctactttcatataaaagaataaaaaagccatgttaatctttaacaatatattttaacagtcacaaaaatttaaaatcttttaaataaaactacttAATATAGTTTTCATTGAATCCATTGAGTGGTAAAAAACATAGACAGCCTAAGGAACTATCATctaccaaaataataataattaatcattattttttttaaatcctttGTTACTGTTATATGCTTTCAGATGGCAAGGAATTGACACAAAGAGAGAGACTTAGTGAGCAATTAGACAAAGGAACATTGGAGTGTCTGGTTTGCTGCGAGCGTGTGAAGCAGATTGACCCCGTGTGGTACTGCGGCAACTGCTACCATGTGTTGCATCTGAGGTGCATCCGCAAGTGGGCCGTGAGCAGTATGGTTGGTGAGTCTGACCTGcctttttaaatcttttttaaataaacatttaaaaaacaatattttatggtGTACAAATGTTTATAAtgatgaaagttaaattatattttaactcaATTCTTAGTATGAAATTTAAAACTTGTAGCaccttaagtatttttattgtgtTCATATTGATGATTTCTTCACAGTGTGAGTTTGCGAAACATGCCTTTCTTTCATACAATCTATGAATATGTGAAAGATAATAGTAAAGTCATTGACAATTTTAACAGCTTTATTCCTTGCACCTAATATTGTTTTCATCCTGTAGAAAGCAAATGGCGCTGCCCGGCGTGCCAGAATGTGAGCCAAGACATCCCCACCGAGTACCGCTGCATGTGTGGCGCGTTACGCAACCCCGAACACCAGCGCGGTGCCAGCGGTGCGCACACTTGCGGCAAAGCGTGCAAACGCACCCGCACTTGCCCGCATCCGTGCACGCTGTTATGCCATCCCGGGCCTTGCCCGCCTTGTCAGGCTACTGTTACCAAGTAAGTTTCATAGCAATAGCTACCGACTATTCGAGCGCCGCAAGACATGCAAGCGGGCGCAAATGACGGCATCCGTGCATACTGGTACCTGTCTATGCCTTGTCAACAGTCAAGCTAGTAGCTTGACAAAACGGTCTCCAAGTAAGCAAAATCTAGCAATGGATTAACATATTATTGCAGCTATTTGGCACACAAATCCATTGTGACTCACTCACTTcgaaatatttttctaataataaaacTGGGTGTGATGCATAAATACACTTTATCGCAAACTATTATAAGCAAAATACCTCGTTCAATAAACTTCTTAAAATGTATGCTTATACTTatgaaacataattttataatcatatttggacaaaaattattgatttataaaataatattatctttgaaCATTGTTTCCAATACTATGTTAATATTTGCGAGTTTATTACGCCAGTTTAGCTTCCGAACTGGTGGAATGTCAACACGTAAGACTTTCTAAAGTGTTCGAATTTgatcataaatattaataataatgtttttttttttttctagacaATGTGGGTGTGGCGCGGAGACTCGCACGGTGCTTTGCAGTAGCAAGCTGCCGCAAGTCTGCGGACGCGAGTGCGGACGCAAACTCGAGTGTAACGTGCACGCGTGCGCCAAGGAGTGCCATGAAGGACCTTGTGAAGCGTGCAAGGAGATTGTGACGCAAGGTTAGTGACGCAAGTTGGAAATTGTAGTACTAAATGTTAACCGCAACTTCGCTGCTCCAAAATTAGTTTACCGCGCGGAATGCGTTTGCGAGgtttaaactattttatatcCTCTCCTGGGACTCAAGTATCTTCATAGGGTCATATTTCAACGTGACGCTCGATGCAattcaatctatttttaaaAGACCCATTCAGAACTAACTTTACTACACAAGaagttccaaatttaaacgacACATCGCAACGTTTCAATGTCAATTAACCCTATGACGTTATTTATTCAGTATGCTTCTGTCCGGCTGCGGAGTCACGTACAGTACCGTGCACGGCGGAAAGCGGCGCGCGCACGCAGTGGTCGTGCGGCGCCGAGTGCGGGCGCGTGCTGGCGTGCGGCGCGCACGCGTGCCGTACGGCGTGTCACCCGCCGCCCTGCCCCGCCTGCCCGCTCCGTCCCGAAAATGTGCCCACGTGCCCCTGCGGGAACACCAAGTATGAATTTGAACCGAGCATATTAAAGCTTCTGTCACATGCAGGCTTAGCTTTCACactagtgaaaaaaaaaaattgtattagaaAAACTGATGTAAAGAAATTAGATGTCTGCTAAGATTGAGGAATTTTAGTGACGTATTTCGTAATTAAAGTTTCCAAAACAATGTTACGCTGGTAAATTGTCATAGTCAATAATAGGTTACATAAACAAAGTCAAGTTAAATATGTCTTGTAAATATTGACTAAACATTAAAGAGCTTTACATTTTCCCAGGCTAAGCCCGAGTCAGCGCAAAACGTGCAGCGACCCGATCCCCCTGTGTGACAACATTTGCGCCAAGCCGCTTCCCTGCGGACCGCCCGGCGACAAACACTTCTGCAAGGAGAAGTGCCAcgaaggtaaataaatgacgtCACCTTATTTACTTAGATTTGAAACTTAAGAAACTGAACATTACTAATTAttttccccgcgttccatttgatgttaaaaacgatcaaaacgctcaaaatgggaggcattttgagcgttttgatcgtttttaacgtcaaatggaacgcggggtttgCTAGTAAATAAAGCCAATCTGGACCTATGGCATAGAAATGTGGAGCTCCGCAAGAAACTCAAACATAGAAAACCTGCAATGGTTCCAAAATAATGTGCTCAGAACTCTAACAAATGCGCCATAGTTTATCAGGAATTCAGTAATCCATGAACACCTGCAAATAGATACAATAAATGAAACAGTAAATTCATACACAACTAAATATAAGAGCAGactttaaaaactttaagtACTTGCGCAAAATCTCCTCAATACTACAGGAGAAACTGTTCGCCTTAAAAGGAAACTTTTATACTTGGAATGTGATGTTCAAGGGAACATCATCCACTTACACCTATTAAAAGCGACCTCATCTGCAGATTATAGCTTCCATAAAGCTGATTGCTGATAGCAAAaacggaaaaaaaatattctattttatGTTCTAGGACCGTGCCGCATTTGCCCGGACAAGACAGTACTGCAGTGCCGCTGCGGACACTCGAGCCGCGAGGTGCTATGCGCTGATCTTCCAGAAGCCAATGTCCTGTGCCAAAGGAAATGTAATAaagtaagtttataatattatcctgaagaatattatgtaactagcaACAGCTAAGTGGCATTTGTCAAGAATAATATGAAGTCAAGAATCCCCAATGTGGGGGAAGAGAAATATgtcgtaacttgcaaatggccgcttaatcgctattggttgtagaaactagaattagttccaagtactcccactactgctatcagcgccaacaTGGCGACTTTAaaacgtcaaatttagttctctcccccgcattgggggcgctgatttcgcttcaaataggcacaaaaaccagcagtcatttcaaagggtatcgtaagtccagcgtacttgtataatggaggtcagtggtctAAGCCCTCCCAAAtgtgtttataaaattaaaatgcatgtactttataataacataaattgaaaaaaaataattaatttcatataatattgtgtataattCGCTACACTTTTTTCTCAGAAAATGTCGTGCGGTCGTCACCGGTGTCGCACGGTGTGCTGTGACGCGGCGACGCACCGTTGCACGCTCGTGTGCGGGCGTTCTCTGGCGTGCCAACTGCACCGCTGTGAGGAGTTCTGCCATACGGGACACTGTGCTCCCTGCCCTGTTGTCAGTAAGTATCGTTGTGTGGGTTGATAGATAGTTTTGTTATTATTTGGTGAGAGTTGTCTTTAAGTTGTATGGCATCGAAACAAGACCTAATAACTATGGTAACTAATTTGATGACATACAAATTGTAGTTACATAATTTC
Proteins encoded in this region:
- the LOC121732781 gene encoding protein shuttle craft-like, translating into MSQWNNSYSYNGQQQPTNSWDGDVNRQYMNQAYYTNEQYDTSNQYVSFNDFISQMRIPNMPAANSTNYSNIQYQNYPNGQYTNMTNYQSGPSQPSSQLVYGYQTNTANFSNNPEVYQDNLPSQYNVPDQNGYTNVVSKSRLTPTASEFIPKSAIKSTDDSQGQEHKPEPQPSQPVGPKETSNRNPRPSSSTNWRERPQNSNQDGSAPSENSQVQKSDKSQKPSEYKNKQEESSTYSQNPNFRKEPVNNHNDYNNRSNKNKKSYDNSSTSKTNYRNEHTNQKTSNNFRNKNRNNPEPKGSDFNSENTDSENRNNSRGNKNRQTQDYESSYNSENNSQKSNTYWNKNRSNQDGNNYEGGHEGNADDYRSDANPSKSKQTQNSDSGSEASYPNECNSQRTNNFRSKNRSNQGPNYDRYNDDDTEYRDSPETSSRHSQNPGYDSSYRHEYTNQKYSNNFRNRNRNQEYSRNSGYYNDDVDNEYDYNSHKSNRYKQDMDTGRTYYNNSRPKSTQDVRAKNDNPRGRNWAGSQRVRTDYTKAEDEEFASSYISYREDKENKSPKGKGKGKNSMAITDGKELTQRERLSEQLDKGTLECLVCCERVKQIDPVWYCGNCYHVLHLRCIRKWAVSSMVESKWRCPACQNVSQDIPTEYRCMCGALRNPEHQRGASGAHTCGKACKRTRTCPHPCTLLCHPGPCPPCQATVTKQCGCGAETRTVLCSSKLPQVCGRECGRKLECNVHACAKECHEGPCEACKEIVTQVCFCPAAESRTVPCTAESGARTQWSCGAECGRVLACGAHACRTACHPPPCPACPLRPENVPTCPCGNTKLSPSQRKTCSDPIPLCDNICAKPLPCGPPGDKHFCKEKCHEGPCRICPDKTVLQCRCGHSSREVLCADLPEANVLCQRKCNKKMSCGRHRCRTVCCDAATHRCTLVCGRSLACQLHRCEEFCHTGHCAPCPVVSFEELTCACGAEAVLPPVRCGTRAPLCSAPCRKPRPCGHPPHHSCHSGDCPPCVVLTTKSCHGRHEERKTIPCSQEEFSCGMPCGKPLPCGKHTCIKTCHKGPCDAGKCTQACREKRPGCGHECAAPCHAGAGGACPSGAPCRRPVRATCACGRRSMDRACTDNARDYAKLMSTLAASKMQEGGSVDLSDVQRPSNMLKTLECDEECYVEARSRRMALALQIRNPDVSAKLAPRYGDSLRATAARDPAFAQHVHDKLTDLVQLAKKSKQKTRAHSFPSMNRQKRQFIHEMCEHFGCESVAYDAEPNRNVVATADREKSWLPAMSVLEVLAREAGKRRVPGPVLRAPPAPTATAPQATPTQPSKSTGGWATLTSSNAWAARSQPKQENKIDYFDNPPN